In a genomic window of Phaeodactylum tricornutum CCAP 1055/1 chromosome 6, whole genome shotgun sequence:
- a CDS encoding predicted protein has protein sequence MRAQGFWNSFIPWRKLTGAGSVAVGQVCCGDKFHAFLNDNKQKVQRSKTLQCSYGQYSEYILQSLLRLQTFEILPVARTLLESTRDEAHFKRNNRQIVKDTAKVYDFVIIGHGNCGRSALETLRRKCPSATVALVDPLRPLATAGADYYPCRVTALDPRSQAVQLETTDDVRYRHAVLLATGAHGAPIPHYLMDSKATSRVLEVRPSVLPSSDQRPIISPELVRKSVQQTAANGLRIGVLGSGWDAIDLVLVASNHGKTRPTIAFGNPGPASHMLPSYLSSAVARRLRTKKIEVLDRTLVRYISCEEENAELQIYTAKSYDFLDSFRTTVDLVVVAPEISGARGSAVLPTNNIPSHLESSRKGRSWYETWFNQAMSSVTDRGTVVCYKDDGRVSVNTELVVCSGVYAAGSVAKYANGLTGHADVAGVGIEDARSAGKVAAMNMGRQYRASSLLGSMKRDEELAVAHTKDPLPVWRSDLRSYAGNGSDRTSCLSEIGISCLAVGHCDSDRFATHAVWWTNQAAQRRLLRSLNEDLNEQLVHELKTAVLTNGGFGSLENELDQVRMSKYLESTSRRLVAIAFGGNTTAAPGRLLEGALDDFPRPLHRFTEVRPPSVRSHGLLKRKDGHGQGVLGEDLFARYQEPVADALPAQPIAGVGYASTQGTSGNRKSYAAAHEMYEWALWEQKEKRWDENEDVARPPKEDAIWIRKGDEQKNVAFKDTVAAAYSAAIWR, from the exons ATGCGAGCGCAGGGTTTCTGGAATTCCTTTATTCCATGGCGCAAATTGACGGGGGCCGGGTCGGTAGCCGTTGGTCAAGTTTGCTGCGGAGACAAATTCCATGCATTcttgaacgacaacaaacaaaaggtTCAACGCTCTAAAACCTTGCAGTGTTCGTACGGCCAGTACAGCGAATACATATTGCAATCTTTGCTCCGCCTGCAGACTTTCGAAATCCTACCGGTTGCACGAACGCTGTTGGAGTCAACCCGTGACGAGGCACACTTCAAGAGAAACAACCGCCAAATTGTGAAGGATACAGCCAAAGTGTATGATTTCGTAATAATCGGGCACGGGAACTGTGGAAGGAGTGCACTAGAAACGCTGCGAAGAAAATGCCCTTCAGCTACGGTTGCCTTGGTCGATCCACTCCGGCCTTTGGCCACGGCTGGTGCCGATTATTACCCTTGTCGAGTAACAGCTTTGGACCCACGGTCACAAGCAGTCCAACTCGAAACAACCGATGATGTTCGATATAGGCATGCTGTGTTGCTAGCAACTGGGGCGCATGGTGCTCCGATACCGCACTATCTGATGGATTCCAAGGCCACGAGTCGCGTTTTAGAAGTTCGCCCGAGCGTGTTGCCTAGCTCCGATCAGCGGCCTATCATTTCTCCGGAACTTGTACGAAAGAGCGTACAGCAGACGGCTGCTAATGGTTTACGAATAGGAGTTTTGGGGAGTGGCTGGGATGCGATTGATCTGGTGCTGGTGGCCTCCAATCATGGGAAAACACGGCCCACTATTGCCTTTGGTAATCCCGGACCAGCCTCGCACATGCTACCTTCCTATTTGAGTTCCGCTGTTGCCAGGCGGCTCCgaacgaagaagattgaagTTTTGGATCGAACCCTAGTTCGCTATATCTCCTGTGAAGAGGAGAATGCCGAATTACAAATTTACACGGCCAAGTCGTACGACTTTTTGGATAGCTTCCGCACTACTGTTGAtttggtcgtcgtcgctcccgAGATCAGTGGCGCGCGGGGAAGTGCGGTTCTACCGACCAATAACATACCGAGTCATTTGGAAAGTTCACGCAAAGGACGCTCGTGGTACGAAACATGGTTCAATCAAGCCATGTCGTCCGTCACCGATCGAGGCACGGTTGTTTGCTACAAGGACGATGGCCGCGTCTCGGTGAATACCGAACTGGTGGTATGTAGTGGTGTCTACGCGGCGGGATCCGTAGCCAAGTACGCGAATGGTCTCACGGGACATGCCGATGTGGCGGGAGTTGGCATCGAAGATGCCCGCTCGGCCGGTAAGGTCGCTGCCATGAACATGGGACGACAGTACCGtgcttcgtcgttgctggGTAGTATGAAAAGGGACGAAGAGCTGGCTGTGGCACACACAAAAGACCCGTTACCTGTGTGGAGATCTGATTTGAGATCGTACGCCGGCAACGGGTCGGATCGTACTTCGTGCTTATCGGAAATCGGCATCAGCTGCTTGGCTGTGGGTCACTGCGATTCAGACCGGTTTGCCACACACGCCGTGTGGTGGACGAATCAAGCCGCCCAGCGGCGATTGCTGCGCTCACTCAACGAAGA TCTAAACGAACAATTGGTGCACGAGTTGAAGACGGCGGTGCTCACCAACGGTGGTTTCGGGTCGTTGGAGAATGAATTGGACCAAGTGCGCATGTCCAAATACTTGGAATCCACGAGTCGCCGTCTGGTGGCCATTGCGTTCGGCGGCAATACTACGGCTGCCCCGGGCCGTCTTTTGGAGGGTGCGTTGGACGATTTCCCGCGCCCGTTGCATCGCTTCACCGAGGTACGTCCCCCGAGTGTCCGGAGTCACGGGCTTTTAAAGCGCAAGGATGGACACGGACAGGGCGTTCTCGGTGAAGATTTGTTTGCCCGATACCAGGAACCGGTAGCGGACGCGTTACCGGCCCAGCCGATCGCCGGAGTGGGCTACGCATCGACACAGGGCACGAGTGGGAACCGCAAGAGCTATGCCGCAGCGCACGAGATGTACGAATGGGCATTGTgggaacaaaaggaaaaacggtgggacgaaaacgaagacgtGGCGCGTCCGCCCAAAGAAGACGCGATTTGGATCCGCAAGGGGGACGAACAAAAGAATGTGGCGTTCAAAGATACGGTGGCAGCAGCCTACAGTGCAGCAATTTGGAGGTGA